From Skermanella sp. TT6, a single genomic window includes:
- a CDS encoding F0F1 ATP synthase subunit epsilon, with amino-acid sequence MADKVEFELVSPEKLLVSQPVDMVVVPGGEGHFGVLAGHAPMITTVRPGVIDIFEGDRVVDRIFVAGGFAEVTETRCTVLAEQATNLSELDRAAVEQEVRDVGEDVEDAKSDSERAAAEGRLAVARAKLEAITGTTAH; translated from the coding sequence ATGGCCGACAAAGTCGAGTTCGAGCTGGTTTCGCCGGAAAAGCTGCTGGTCTCCCAGCCGGTCGACATGGTCGTGGTGCCGGGCGGCGAGGGTCACTTCGGCGTGCTGGCCGGTCACGCGCCGATGATCACCACGGTGCGCCCCGGCGTCATCGACATCTTCGAAGGGGACCGGGTCGTCGACCGGATCTTCGTCGCCGGCGGCTTCGCCGAGGTGACCGAGACCCGCTGCACCGTCCTGGCCGAGCAGGCGACCAACCTGAGCGAACTGGACCGCGCCGCGGTCGAGCAGGAGGTCAGGGACGTGGGCGAGGACGTGGAGGACGCCAAGTCGGACAGCGAGCGCGCCGCCGCGGAGGGCCGCCTGGCGGTCGCCCGCGCCAAGCTCGAGGCGATCACCGGCACCACCGCGCACTGA
- a CDS encoding ferritin-like domain-containing protein, which yields MGYQHWTLEDLPWDRIDRSKADAEILKIIKAAALVEYNGRDYATYLCNVFNDDPEFQQVARDWAEEEVQHGAALGRWAEIIDPSFSLEDAFKRFTDGYKIKLEATESVRGSRSGELIARCMVETGTSSYYTALGDATDEPVLKEICRRIATDELRHYKLFYQHLKRYMEREDLGRLSRLRIALGRINESEDDELAYAYYAANGSDAPYDRETNTRAYMRRAYAYYRPTHVDRGVAMIFKAVGLKPHTTLYRAATRMAWWYLDSRLKKLTKEAA from the coding sequence ATGGGCTATCAACACTGGACGCTGGAGGATCTTCCTTGGGACCGGATCGACAGATCCAAAGCGGATGCGGAGATCCTGAAGATCATCAAGGCCGCGGCTCTCGTTGAGTACAACGGCAGGGACTACGCGACCTACCTGTGCAACGTCTTCAACGACGATCCCGAGTTCCAGCAGGTGGCCCGGGACTGGGCGGAAGAGGAAGTCCAGCATGGTGCCGCGCTCGGCCGCTGGGCCGAGATCATCGATCCCTCCTTCTCCCTGGAGGACGCCTTCAAGCGGTTCACCGACGGCTACAAGATCAAGCTGGAAGCGACGGAGTCGGTGCGCGGGTCGCGCAGCGGCGAGCTGATCGCCCGCTGCATGGTCGAGACCGGCACCAGTTCCTACTACACGGCCCTGGGCGATGCGACGGACGAGCCGGTTCTGAAGGAGATCTGCCGCCGCATCGCGACCGACGAGCTCCGTCACTACAAGCTGTTCTACCAGCATCTCAAGCGCTACATGGAGCGCGAGGACCTGGGGCGGCTGTCCCGGCTGCGCATCGCGCTGGGCCGGATCAACGAGTCCGAGGACGACGAGCTGGCCTATGCCTATTACGCGGCCAACGGCTCCGACGCTCCCTACGACCGCGAGACCAACACCCGTGCCTATATGCGCCGGGCCTATGCTTATTACCGTCCGACCCACGTTGACCGCGGCGTCGCGATGATCTTCAAGGCGGTCGGTCTGAAGCCCCATACGACACTGTACCGGGCGGCTACGCGGATGGCCTGGTGGTATCTTGACAGCAGGCTGAAGAAGCTGACCAAGGAAGCGGCCTGA
- a CDS encoding RNA polymerase factor sigma-32 has product MAHIDDPETQRANLTFIKASMREPLLSRDHEFELARNWREDGNESALHDLVRAYTRLVVSTASRFRNYGLPMGDLVQEGNVGLMQAAARFEPDREVRFSTYAAWWIRSAMQDYILRNWSIVRTGTTAAQKSLFFNLRRLRAKIEDASSNGALTQAGRLKIATELKVEVHEVEAMEMRLSGADQSLNAPISDSSEDDWQDFLADQRPSPEDVVIGMRDSNTRSKWLAEALGELSPRERTIIAQRRLRDDGATLEELGRELGVSKERVRQLEHRAMLKLKESMMRRVELSSDLLLEM; this is encoded by the coding sequence ATGGCTCATATCGATGACCCGGAAACACAGCGGGCCAATCTGACTTTCATCAAGGCCTCGATGCGGGAACCTCTCCTTTCCCGTGACCATGAATTCGAACTGGCGCGCAACTGGCGGGAAGACGGCAACGAGTCGGCGCTTCACGATCTTGTCCGCGCCTATACCCGTCTGGTCGTCTCCACCGCGTCGCGCTTCCGGAACTACGGCCTGCCCATGGGCGACTTGGTCCAGGAGGGCAATGTCGGCCTGATGCAGGCCGCCGCCCGGTTCGAGCCGGATCGCGAGGTGCGGTTCTCGACCTACGCCGCCTGGTGGATCCGCTCGGCCATGCAGGACTATATCCTGCGCAACTGGTCGATCGTGCGGACCGGCACCACCGCCGCCCAGAAGAGCCTGTTCTTCAACCTGCGCCGCCTGCGTGCCAAGATCGAGGATGCGTCCAGCAACGGCGCCCTGACCCAGGCCGGCCGGCTGAAGATCGCGACCGAACTGAAGGTTGAGGTCCATGAGGTGGAGGCGATGGAGATGCGCCTGAGCGGCGCCGACCAGTCGCTCAATGCCCCGATCAGCGACAGCAGCGAGGACGACTGGCAGGATTTCCTCGCCGACCAGCGGCCCAGCCCCGAAGACGTCGTGATCGGCATGCGCGACAGCAACACACGCTCCAAGTGGCTCGCCGAAGCCCTGGGCGAGCTGAGCCCCCGGGAGCGGACCATCATCGCCCAGCGCCGCCTGCGTGACGACGGGGCCACCCTGGAGGAGCTTGGCAGGGAACTCGGCGTCAGCAAGGAGCGGGTCCGCCAGCTCGAGCACCGCGCGATGCTCAAGCTGAAGGAGTCCATGATGCGCCGGGTGGAACTGTCCAGCGACCTTCTCCTGGAGATGTGA